The DNA window CTTAATTGTGAATATTGGGGGGGACCCGTGAGGGCCATGTGTATGCTTTGCTTGCTAGCCAACTCTCACAAAGAGCAAAATGAGCTTGCTTCAGATCACTGGTACATGGGAACAGTCTGAACTAGATGGCTCTCAGTTGACAGCAAAATAAAATTCTCCAGGTTCTTCACGAGGGGGCAGGGGAAGCTGAGGTAAACCTGGTTCACAGTGAGTTTCCTGGCCACGAAATTCACACTTAGCACATTCAGGAACTATGCCTAGGGAAAAAATAACGTCCTGATCTTGAAAATTACACAATTCACACAACTACGAAAACAAGACAGGATTACTCTTGTCGTACCGACCCTAGGAAAAGTGGAGGACGCTGGAAAACCAAATGGCATGTTGCCTTTGGGAAGTGCTTCTGTGCCTCTGTAAAATAGGTGACTCTTTGAAAAAGCATGGAATGATGATGAACAAACCCTGTCCCAACAGGAGATGACACACAGGACTTTTCTGTCCATCACCTGTGTTAGCAGCAAAGGCCTGGGCGGCAAAAAGGGACCCCAGATGCTTTCTACTGACTTCCACCCATCGATGCAGCTTCAGTGATCCAGAAACAGAAAGCATCTTGAGATGGACTCTGGCCATTTGGTGATTTCCTTCAGGctcataaaatcaaataaaatctcTGTACTTTGCTAAGTAGAACCTGCCTATTTTTTTTCACAAGGTGGGCACGTACCTACAGCCTAAGCCCCTAGTGTTCTGGAGACATCTGgggcctcttcctgctgctgttcCAGCAAGAACCTGATGTGAGAAAGCATTGTACATTTGTCACTAAAACTAATATGCAATTCTATTTctgcatgtgtttttaaaatgagaaagatGGTGCCCCACAGAGGGTGTCCAACATCAGAAATTTAAACGTATAACACAGAGCTACCTTACTTGGAGAACTGAGAAACCTCTGGCACACCGTATTTTGGATTCCCATCATCCGGGACAACCTGAACAGGCAGACTGGGGCTGATAGGAAGTCTTCACCTCTGCCTTACTGACAGAAGGAGATGCGTGTGGTGGGCTGACGAACTTTACAGATACTTGGGTAAAGCCAACTGGCGCTTTCTTGCATCTGTAGACGGTGGCCACTAAATTCACAGCTGCGTTTTGGTGATAACCAGCTCTGAAAGGATTAGCAGAAGTCGCTATATAATCCCTTTGTGAACCCTGTATTGAAAGAGACTAGGCAGAGTGCACAGATTCTTCGGGAGGGGGGATTAAAACAGGGTGTCCTCTCTTTATTCAGAATGCACTCTGCCTCTTTTGCACACCCTGCTGAAATGAGAAAGGGTTCATTCAGCAGAAGTTCCACGAATGCTCCGCTCACTGCTGGGTTGTGTAGGAAATTTATTTGCCCTAAAAAATGCTTTTTTCAAAGAGAATGCATGTAAAATATAGCTACTGCCTGCCAGATTTGGCAAAGCGGATCCACTGACAAAAATagttatgctgatgttttctttcttcacCCCACCTCATACTTTTGAACATTTGAGGAACTTGCTTcttaagagaaaatatttaattgaatgatgtcatcatctcCCGTATCCCTGTCTGCATGCTTATATGGGTGGATCGATTCCTGATGGCGCTGGAGCTTAACAAGAACTAGAATTACACTTAGAGGAAACAGTACCACCtgtttaaggaaaataaaaataaaaaatgtggcaGGGAGCAAATAATGTGACCTCATCTCTTTCCAGGGTTTGAGAGTATCAAGCCTAAAAGGACCAAGTTAAAGTGTTCACTACGGCTCATGGTTCCTTAAATCTTCCCTAATGCTCACCTACAAGGGGCTTTTTCCTGGAAAGAAGTGGACGCCTCACTCGATCAATACATACATTATGCACGGGGTCCTGAAGGTCAGTGACAAAGCTCTGAGAACTGCCGTTGCTTGAAACGTAAGGAAAGTTAACGCCGCTCAGAGAAAACTACCCCAAATCTCCTCCCcttatttcttctcttcctgGAGACTGATTTTTCAAGTTTAAACCAAAGCCTACACAATTGCTGCAACCTACTTTTAAacaatgtgtatgtgtgagagagagagagaaaaaaatctatacatttaCTAGATATAAAAACAGTAAGCGATGCGTGTGTTCCGGGGAGAACGCGGGAGGGCAGGAGGAGTTCAGTGGGGCTAATGGCAGGAATTgttttgaatctttttttttaaattttacgtatcgctgaaaaaataaaccagtCCGCTGTCCAGCAGAGGCTGCGTACACTCTATCCCTTCTGCCCCTGAGCTCACTCCGCGTGGATCTCCGTCTCCGGCCGCTGTAGACAGAGCTCGGAAGGCAGGAACGCTCCCTGGCCCAAGGCCGTGGCATAAGTCCTACTGTGTGAATGAGCAAAAGGAGGCACAAAACCCCCTCCTCCGGCGTAGCCCCCTCCTCTTTGGTGCTGAGGCATGGTATGGTAATCCTCCAAATTATCATACTGGGACACCACAGTCATGGCGTTTTGGCGTTTCCCCAGGGTTTGGTACGGGTAGAGAAGGCTAGCGTCCCGCTCCGTGCTCTCCGCGTGTTGGAGGCGCAGGCTGTGGCTCCGTTCGGGCTTTGGGGGCGGGGCCACAGGCTGTCCGTAGTGCTCCCCCTCTTTATAGCAGTCTCGGGAGTGCTTCTCGGGTAGCCGGCCTCGAGGCCGCTCCAGATCGGCTCTGTCCTCGGCCTGCTTCACCTCTTTGTGATTGAGCCTCAAGGTGTCGTGGTGGCCCGGGGCATACTTTCCGCCCGAGTGCTGCTGGTACCCAACGGATTCCGGAGGCTCCTGGTGGCCCTTGGGCCGGTAATCGGGATAGTGGGCCCCGTTTTTAGGATCCAGAGGCTGCTTATGGCTCACGTCGTGGGGCAGATGTGTTCTGTGCTCAGCGGAATTACAACCTGCTtcgtgctgctttctgctcctgaggcTGCTTTGCTTTTGAGAGAGGGGCGGCTTCTCTGCCTGCCCATTCCCGAAGGTCCCGTGGTAATGGGGTCTGTCTAGATCTGGTTCCGGATGGGGCGCGTAGTAGTGGTCATCCCCCTCAGGAGTACCTACCTTGCTCACGTACCTCCCTTCTTTCCCATCAGCAACTGTGAGGAGTCCAGTTTTCCCAGGATCGGATTTGCTGCGCAAGTGAATGACGTCCATGGTCCGTAGGTCGTCCTGTAACAAAGGGGCCACGTTGTCATACTGGGACATGACGGGCCCTTTCACTTTCTGGCGGGCACGGCTCTCTCGGCGGATGGACTGCATGCGGTATTTCTCCATGTCCTCCAGATCCCAGGAGACAAACATGGGCTTGAGGTCAGGGGCCGGGGGCACATCCCTGCTGATGAAGCTGTGTTCTTTGCCCGCCACGTGTCCCACAAGGCCTCCCCGAGGATACGGCGGCAAGCCTGGGTAACGATATAGACTCTTCGTCTGGAGCCTGGAGTAGGACGTGAAATCTCTGCTTGGGAGAGGATGGAACTGCCTCAGCCTCATGGTGCTGTAAGGGTCTAGGTCGCAAAACCCGCCGTCCGCGGCTGTGTAGCAGGAGGAGCTGGAGTAGGGGCTGTAGCGGTAATGGACCCTCCCGTTCTCAAAATAAGGCTGCAGCTGCGTCACGTGGTAATCGGCATGGGGCTGATATGGCTTGTACTGGTAGAGAGGCCTCGGGCAATAGAGGGGCTCATCGTCAGGCGGCACCTCCGTGCGAGAGATGGGGACCGACCGGATGGTGGAGGGGGCGGTGACGTGCAGGGAGTGGACCCGCCGAATGGTCGGGTAAGGCGGCGTCTCCTCGGCGTAGCTCGTGCTCCTCATGGGCGGGCTCATGGAGGACACATACTCCACCCGGCTGCGAGGCTTGGCGTGATGAACGGACGAGGTCTTCCCATGGGTGGCGTAGGCGTTATACCTGGGGCAGGTGGAAGCGGGGGCCTCCGTGAAAGAAGGGTAGCCTGGATGTTGCTCCGATTTGCTGTGGTAGAGCGGCGGGGGGATGCTTTCGGCTCTATGCTGGTGGGCGGAAGTGAGCTTGTGGGGTGTGTAGTTGTCAGGCCCCGGAGGCTCAGAGGGGCCCTCAGCCTTTGAGTGGGAAAAATAGGCAGACTGGAGGCCAGCTGGTttaggtgggggtgggggcggcgggggcggcagcAGGTCCTCTGCCGACGGCGGCGATGGCAGCGTGGAAGCAGCCGCGAAGGAATGGTACCCAGCAGGATTCAGGGCATCCACGTGGTTGGAATGCATGGCGGCTGCTATCTTGCTTTCTATTGTTCTCACAGGCGGGACCGGAGGCGTAAATCCGTACGAAGAGGGAGCTGGAACGGACTCGGACCTCGAGTGCAAAGGGGGAGCCCTGACATTCTCCCGGGGCTTTTCCAAATGCCCTTGGTGGAACGTTGCGATGGGGATGGCCGAAGTGCACTGGATGATGGCGCTGTCCTCAGCCATGCAAGCAGGAGCCGGCTCAGCGGGTCGAGGTTCCGGCGGATTGTCTGGCGTGGCTTCTCCTCGCACCTGGCGTGAGAAAGCACACCAAATCATGACCCTTGATCCACAATCACATTCAGAGCTGGACTCAAACTTCAGGGACAAATTGAACTGGTTTCTCTTTGACAAATAAAGAAACTCAACTTAAACCCATTCTTTTCGGAGACAACCACAAGCCAAACTGGATGGGGAACAGCCTACTTTACTGGAGGTATGCATGGATGTTCTCGTAAGGTTTCAAGCTGTGTTTTTCAACCAACAACACTAATGCAGTGTATaaaacagttccccccccccatatgaaaATCTAAATATTACTGtcataatttaaataaacacagagagacagacacaaaAGAACAACTAAGGGTGATGCTTTCCGGAAATAGAACGAAGTGAGATCTTATGCTGCTATCAGAAAGCCGGAAGATGAGAGCTGGGCCAACAGAATggtcaaaagaaaagaacatagTAAAAAGCCCTAAGGTTGATCTCAGGCAAGGCTCTGCTTATCACTGGCCCTGGTGATGACATATCATCATTGTATAGGGTACTCATCAGTAGTCAAATGGGGAAGAACCTTATGTCAAACTTTTGTCTCCTTTACTGTGCATACAATGCCTGTGCCTTCACTTCAAAAAAGGTGGTGGAAATTTAGCCTAACTCAAAGCAACTCTCAGTCAAAAGGCACCCATATGTCTctactggaaagaaaaaaacacaattattcTTAAGAGGGTGCTGGCTTTTACTGTCAGCCATAGGAGATAACACTGTCTGCTGCTATGCTTCCTAGAAGACTCATGccaatattttgttattttcaagAACTGTTTTAGATGCTATCCTAACAGCGATATCCTAATTTTcaggctatttttttttcctgggagcaGCGCCTTCAAGCATGCTTACCAAATGCCTTTCTTACCAACTCCATGCCTCTGGGCACtttagaggaaggaaagaaaaaaactaatAAAAGCACAAAAAGTAAACTGGGCGGGTGGGGATACATGGACATATTTTTGCCCAGGACTTTCAGTTAATCATTACATCCAAAATGGTTGCTGACGGAGACGTTGGGGTGGAGACGGGCTTCCGATCAAGGATTACCTGGCAGAAGTTGGACAAAGCTTTAGTGCCTGCAGCAGGAGCCTGTCCCACGGCTGGCTGATGATCTGCTGGTTTCTGCGGTGGAAGTTGGTGGCCACCCGCAAGAGCGTGCGGAGCGGTCACGAGACCCGCATCTCCCCATGTGTAGCTAGCGGTGACTGGGCTCGGCTGAGAAGTTGCAGTACTCTGGGTAGATACTGCAGGATCCGTGTCGGTTGCCGCTGTCTGGTTCTTTATCATGTAAGTGAGAGCCGTGGCGGCTGTTTTCTCTCCAGCATTTGTGGGAGGAAACTGGAGTTTATCATCTCCCGCGCAGGTGGGGAAATGTAGTTTGCTGCTGGTGTGGTTCTTCTCCATAGACAGACAAGTATGGAGTGGTGGGGCTTCCACAGACATCTCTGTCGTGGATGGTTCTGGCTGGACGGATCCTCTCACACCAGAGGGAGGGTGGCTCTGATCCTCAGGTGTAACAGAATGAGCAAGATGGTGTGTGTCTCCCAACATATATGGATGGAAGTGGTCCCAGCCCATGctctgaaggcttccaggcatgTCAGCGGAGAGAAGGGTAGGATTCCGGTTTCCAGGTCCACCAACCTGGAGATGGTTGCTACCTTCAAGCATGCCACTGTTTTGGAGGCCCTGATCCACAGGTAATCCACTCCGGTGGTGGTGATCCCCAGGCATAGTGCCCTGAAACCCCAGCTGATCCTCTGGCAGGTGAGCATAGAGCTTTTCTGAAGGAACACTAGAATACGGATGGAACTTTTCTGCAGTTCCTCCCGTCTCGGCCTCTGCCGAGCCGGTACACTCAGGCTGAACCTCTGGTTTCTTCTGGGTGTGAGCGGAGGCTTGCTGGGCAGACTCTGCCAAAGCTAAGGCTAGTATGCGAGCTGCGTTtttcggaggaggaggagggacaacAGAGACAGAATTGACGGGAGCGGCATCCTGGGGGGAGTCGAGACTTCCTGCTCCTAGTGGGAGGAAGagtagaaaaacaaaaggaaaaaaaagagaatgatTTATGTTATCCTGTCAGGAGAGCGAGCAATTCCTATAGAGAGcgtaatttttgttttttaaaaaaatagatgccTCCACCATTTGGCAGTGGGAACTTCTTGGCGTGACAAAGGGCGTCTTCGGTCAGACATGCAAACCGGGACAGCAGTTCGGCGTGAAAAGTGCAAGAGGTTCCTGTCGCACTCCTAGAGAGTTAGGCAGTAGATAATGCAGAAAGGAAAGGCCAGATCCGTGGGCTGGATCTTTCGTACCATTTAATCAGAGGTTACTtttggccaaaaaaaagagaagagggtCCCCTTCTTCAAGTGtagccagatttatttatttatagttttaaaaaaaaatagaaggtcTATCAGGTGGCATTATGGATTTGCAAGGATGGCAAGCGATCGTTTTTCATGTTATGAAAGAGTGAAAAGATATAGGGCTATATAAAATATTCAAGCATTCATTATTTGCGATGCAAGGAGACCGCAGAGAAGCTTGGGGGGGTTCCTTTAATTCTCTCTATTAGGACCCGAGCAACCTCCACATGCTCTGGAAGACACACACTCTGGCTCTTTATtgccagatttttttccccctctcttttttttttaaaggcacgcAGAGAAGCAAGAGAGCCGGTCGCTTGTGAATTtataga is part of the Pogona vitticeps strain Pit_001003342236 chromosome 8, PviZW2.1, whole genome shotgun sequence genome and encodes:
- the ARHGAP32 gene encoding rho GTPase-activating protein 32 isoform X1, which codes for MMKSSLHSEEDDFVPDLQRSIHPRERPDWEETLSAMARGADIPDIAGELPLRTCGSTASMKVKNVKKSTNPGLMGCDSFHRLSFTKGHFPKMAECAHFHYENVDFGNIQLSLPEEQNEVTRNGCESKELVYLVQISCQGKSWIVKRSYEDFRVLDKHLHLCIYDRRFSQLSELPRSDALKDSPELVTQMLMAYLSRLSAIAGNKINCGPALTWMEIDNKGNHLLVHEESSINVPAIAAAHVIKRYIAQAADELSFEVGDIVSVIDMPPKELTTWWRGKHGFQVGFFPSECVELINDKVPQSVTNSVPKPVSPAHGARPASWSYFPPYLEMDSIKPGSACVSESLNRSQPSSVSKKHGKLITFLRTFMKSRPTKQKLKQRGILKERVFGCDLGEHLLNSGHDVPQVLKSCTEFIEKHGIVDGIYRLSGIASNIQKLRHEFDSEQIPDLTKDVYIQDIHCVGSLCKLYFRELPNPLLTYQLYEKFSDAVSAATDEERLVKIHDVIQQLPPPHYRTLEFLMRHLAHLADYCAITNMHTKNLAIVWAPNLLRSKQIESACFSGTAAFMEVRIQSVVVEFILNHVDVLFSSKLSSVIRESAGHSSLSRPKSLLVSSPSTKLLTLEEAQARTQAQINSPIVADSKYIEVGEGPAALQGKFHTIIDFPTERKRPPSKVKKSPVGSWRSFFNLGKSSSISKRKLQRNPSEPSEMKAIALAGGRGDSGTLRSAKSEESLSSLHAIDGDSKLFRPRRPRSSSDALSASFNGELLGNMNRCNSYDNLPHDHESDGDEGHLHVPALISPKSSEDVDLSPPEIGVASLDFDPMSFQCSPPKAESECLDSSNSLLESVDFNLKDKPNVFKKELDSGSQCQTPGSATSSEPVSPYQEKTMSPFFTLDLSPTEEKPSKPQSFSEKIAHAFSPKMGRKPLKSPPNISEPASFTITSRMPDVVIGGGSGSLAPSDWAKGNFGTSESMSVSPPPLVTSPLKANEGRSSEGHQNPEDAKKPDLHEETDPPMPSSSQSKPVLAGQIQPGAGSLDSPQDAAPVNSVSVVPPPPPKNAARILALALAESAQQASAHTQKKPEVQPECTGSAEAETGGTAEKFHPYSSVPSEKLYAHLPEDQLGFQGTMPGDHHHRSGLPVDQGLQNSGMLEGSNHLQVGGPGNRNPTLLSADMPGSLQSMGWDHFHPYMLGDTHHLAHSVTPEDQSHPPSGVRGSVQPEPSTTEMSVEAPPLHTCLSMEKNHTSSKLHFPTCAGDDKLQFPPTNAGEKTAATALTYMIKNQTAATDTDPAVSTQSTATSQPSPVTASYTWGDAGLVTAPHALAGGHQLPPQKPADHQPAVGQAPAAGTKALSNFCQVRGEATPDNPPEPRPAEPAPACMAEDSAIIQCTSAIPIATFHQGHLEKPRENVRAPPLHSRSESVPAPSSYGFTPPVPPVRTIESKIAAAMHSNHVDALNPAGYHSFAAASTLPSPPSAEDLLPPPPPPPPPKPAGLQSAYFSHSKAEGPSEPPGPDNYTPHKLTSAHQHRAESIPPPLYHSKSEQHPGYPSFTEAPASTCPRYNAYATHGKTSSVHHAKPRSRVEYVSSMSPPMRSTSYAEETPPYPTIRRVHSLHVTAPSTIRSVPISRTEVPPDDEPLYCPRPLYQYKPYQPHADYHVTQLQPYFENGRVHYRYSPYSSSSCYTAADGGFCDLDPYSTMRLRQFHPLPSRDFTSYSRLQTKSLYRYPGLPPYPRGGLVGHVAGKEHSFISRDVPPAPDLKPMFVSWDLEDMEKYRMQSIRRESRARQKVKGPVMSQYDNVAPLLQDDLRTMDVIHLRSKSDPGKTGLLTVADGKEGRYVSKVGTPEGDDHYYAPHPEPDLDRPHYHGTFGNGQAEKPPLSQKQSSLRSRKQHEAGCNSAEHRTHLPHDVSHKQPLDPKNGAHYPDYRPKGHQEPPESVGYQQHSGGKYAPGHHDTLRLNHKEVKQAEDRADLERPRGRLPEKHSRDCYKEGEHYGQPVAPPPKPERSHSLRLQHAESTERDASLLYPYQTLGKRQNAMTVVSQYDNLEDYHTMPQHQRGGGYAGGGGFVPPFAHSHSRTYATALGQGAFLPSELCLQRPETEIHAE